In one Natronosalvus amylolyticus genomic region, the following are encoded:
- a CDS encoding dihydrodipicolinate synthase family protein, giving the protein MAYHDPGAADPLSIHGVVPPTVTAFHEDESVDYEQTAAHARFVVDGGAHGVFPLGTNGEFPLLTPDEKQGVVEAVVDEIDGDVPVIAGVGAPSTRETVAHAEHAEAAGADGIVVVTPYYYPLDHEAYLEHYERVAAATDLPIYIYHIPSKTGNAIPRSTLAALAEIDSIVGLKDSSKDVPWLAQSIDAHSELTFLAGSDSLLFTGLEIGCSGMVSAVANVFPELVVELYEAYDEGDEARARELQSEVYDVRDALKTGGAYMSGVKTALKLRDFDAGPLRSPLRLKDDESTAELEAELEGLGLL; this is encoded by the coding sequence ATGGCCTACCACGATCCAGGAGCGGCGGACCCGCTCTCGATTCACGGTGTCGTCCCACCGACGGTAACGGCGTTTCACGAGGACGAGTCGGTCGATTACGAACAGACGGCGGCCCACGCCCGCTTCGTCGTCGACGGCGGGGCACACGGTGTGTTCCCGCTGGGAACGAACGGTGAGTTCCCGCTGTTGACGCCCGACGAGAAACAGGGCGTGGTCGAAGCCGTCGTCGACGAAATCGACGGCGACGTCCCAGTTATCGCTGGCGTTGGCGCACCGAGCACCCGCGAAACGGTGGCCCACGCCGAACACGCCGAAGCCGCAGGCGCTGACGGTATCGTCGTCGTCACGCCCTATTACTATCCGCTGGACCACGAGGCCTACCTCGAGCACTACGAGCGCGTGGCCGCGGCCACCGACCTGCCGATCTACATTTACCACATTCCAAGCAAAACTGGGAACGCTATCCCGCGATCGACGCTCGCCGCCCTCGCCGAAATCGACTCCATCGTCGGCCTCAAGGACTCGAGCAAAGACGTGCCGTGGCTCGCCCAGTCGATCGATGCCCACTCGGAACTGACCTTCCTCGCGGGCTCGGACTCGCTGCTCTTTACGGGCCTCGAGATCGGATGCTCGGGGATGGTGAGCGCCGTCGCGAACGTGTTCCCCGAACTCGTGGTCGAGTTGTACGAGGCGTACGACGAGGGTGACGAAGCACGCGCTCGAGAACTGCAAAGCGAGGTCTACGATGTCCGTGACGCGCTCAAAACCGGCGGCGCGTACATGTCCGGCGTTAAAACCGCACTCAAACTCCGTGACTTCGATGCCGGGCCGCTCCGAAGCCCGCTGCGGTTGAAAGACGACGAGAGCACGGCCGAACTCGAGGCCGAACTCGAGGGACTCGGCTTGTTGTAA
- a CDS encoding sulfurtransferase — protein MTNHDTDTLVSADWVETHLEEFQADDPAYRLLEVNNPTVTADSEYTPYEEGHIPGATFFDWDADLSDSTTRDLLDKAAFERLNAEAGITEDSTIVLYGGGRVPNWFALFAYWEYKYYGHEDVRIIDGGKPYWVENEYPLTTDEPEFEPQEYNARGPFESIRAYQNDVEQAISSGVPLVDVRSPQEFTGEVIAPEGLQETAQRGGHIPGAKNVPTTSVLNDDGTFKDADELRALYEDVGITEDQSVITYCRVGERSSIEWYVLAELLGFDDVENYDGSWTEWGNRIRAPIETGSAD, from the coding sequence ATGACGAACCACGATACCGACACGCTCGTTTCGGCCGACTGGGTGGAAACTCACCTCGAGGAGTTCCAGGCCGACGACCCCGCGTACCGACTGCTTGAAGTCAACAATCCGACCGTCACTGCCGACTCGGAGTACACCCCCTACGAGGAGGGCCACATCCCCGGCGCGACGTTTTTCGACTGGGACGCCGACCTCAGTGACTCGACAACTCGTGACCTGCTCGATAAAGCTGCCTTCGAGCGACTGAACGCCGAGGCGGGCATCACCGAGGACTCGACAATCGTCCTGTACGGCGGCGGGCGCGTCCCCAACTGGTTCGCGCTGTTTGCCTACTGGGAGTACAAATACTACGGCCACGAGGACGTGCGGATTATCGACGGCGGGAAACCCTACTGGGTCGAAAACGAGTACCCGCTGACGACCGACGAACCCGAGTTCGAACCCCAGGAGTACAACGCTCGAGGCCCGTTCGAGAGCATTCGAGCCTACCAGAACGACGTCGAGCAAGCCATCAGCTCCGGCGTGCCGCTGGTCGACGTTCGTTCGCCCCAGGAGTTCACCGGTGAGGTCATCGCCCCTGAAGGGCTCCAGGAGACGGCCCAGCGAGGCGGCCATATCCCGGGCGCAAAAAACGTCCCAACGACCTCGGTGTTGAACGACGACGGGACGTTCAAGGACGCCGACGAACTCCGGGCGCTGTACGAGGACGTCGGCATCACCGAAGACCAGTCGGTAATCACCTACTGCCGCGTCGGCGAGCGGTCGTCCATCGAGTGGTACGTCCTCGCCGAACTGCTCGGCTTCGACGACGTCGAAAACTACGACGGATCCTGGACGGAGTGGGGCAACCGCATTCGCGCGCCGATAGAGACCGGCTCGGCTGATTGA
- a CDS encoding DUF3267 domain-containing protein: MSATHPTSSTAKPSPSLPSTPDGYAEPYEFSYPTVALIVGSSLLGIGTAVAVVALLTAVHGPETFTFFEVSVDGETTTYAMDLTAIGIPFLIALIATTVVHEGLHGLAFRYYGHDVTFGFVPSMGAFYAAVFGEFQRRDDMLRVGSAPLVVISAVCVPLLFVPIPGVAITAGFVLVLNTAGAIGDLYALWRLRGLPEGTLLYDIDIRRSYVYEPTATGTGNDDRNPR, translated from the coding sequence GTGTCGGCAACACACCCCACATCCTCGACCGCGAAACCCTCGCCGTCACTCCCGTCAACACCCGATGGCTACGCGGAACCCTACGAGTTTTCGTATCCAACGGTGGCGTTGATCGTTGGCTCGAGTCTCCTGGGCATTGGGACGGCCGTCGCAGTCGTGGCTCTGTTGACGGCCGTCCACGGTCCGGAAACGTTCACATTCTTCGAGGTGAGCGTCGACGGCGAGACGACCACGTACGCGATGGATTTGACCGCTATCGGCATCCCGTTTCTCATCGCCCTGATTGCAACAACCGTCGTCCACGAAGGTCTCCACGGCCTGGCCTTTCGGTACTATGGCCACGACGTCACCTTCGGCTTCGTACCGTCGATGGGAGCGTTCTATGCTGCCGTCTTCGGCGAATTCCAGCGCCGAGACGACATGTTGCGCGTCGGCAGTGCGCCACTCGTCGTCATCAGCGCCGTGTGCGTACCGCTGTTGTTCGTCCCGATTCCGGGCGTGGCCATCACCGCCGGGTTCGTCCTCGTGTTGAACACGGCGGGCGCTATCGGTGACCTGTATGCACTCTGGCGACTCCGAGGACTTCCCGAAGGGACGCTCCTCTACGATATCGATATTCGTCGCTCGTACGTGTACGAGCCAACGGCAACGGGAACGGGAAATGATGATAGAAATCCGAGGTGA
- a CDS encoding DUF5518 domain-containing protein, with amino-acid sequence MSRLQTISDTLSDEVWRYAIIAGLASTPFTIILYWQSYPDFSNSFSPVFFAGLLVGFLANRRGIEAGQVGKRTGLVAALPVLWPFLDLLVFISGLSQPLGFGGFQIMAVIFISAASIGISVLVGMVGAILGDWLTGKIGDYRLLNGQLAT; translated from the coding sequence ATGAGTCGCCTTCAGACTATCTCAGATACACTCTCTGATGAAGTTTGGCGATATGCTATCATTGCTGGTCTCGCGTCCACTCCGTTTACAATCATCCTCTATTGGCAATCGTACCCTGACTTCAGCAACTCTTTTTCTCCTGTGTTTTTCGCAGGTTTACTCGTCGGATTCCTTGCCAATAGACGTGGGATAGAGGCGGGTCAAGTTGGGAAGCGAACTGGGCTTGTCGCTGCACTGCCGGTATTATGGCCGTTCCTTGACCTACTTGTGTTCATCTCAGGATTGAGCCAGCCACTAGGATTCGGTGGTTTTCAAATCATGGCTGTTATTTTCATATCTGCCGCCAGTATTGGAATTTCTGTACTGGTAGGGATGGTCGGTGCGATACTCGGAGATTGGCTTACTGGAAAAATAGGTGATTATCGTCTATTGAACGGACAACTCGCTACTTAG
- a CDS encoding redox-regulated ATPase YchF, whose amino-acid sequence MLSIALAGKPNAGKSTFYTAATMADVDVANYPFTTIDANRGVSYVRTECPCLERDERCTSDDCHGGKRYVPIELLDVAGLVPGAHEGKGLGNQFLDELTNADVIINVIDASGGTNEKGEPVDIGSHDPLEDIDFIEAEMDMWLAGIVEGNWEGVERKSRSPDFDLDDVLAEMMSGFGASPTDVAKILRGLEYPDDPIQWTDEDREALATEIRQRTKPIVVAANKIVVAPEANVDRLLELDKPVIPTTAEGERALRKAAEGGLIEYDPGDTTLEITGDVSDAQRNALEGLAETMGQWDGTGVQAALNYAVYDLLDHLTAYPVQDASKWTDGTGNVLPDALLMPDGSTPVDLAYAVHSDIGDGYLHAVDARSSREISDSYELEEGDVIKIVSTN is encoded by the coding sequence ATGCTTTCGATTGCACTTGCCGGCAAACCAAACGCCGGGAAGTCCACCTTCTATACGGCGGCGACGATGGCCGACGTGGACGTCGCGAACTATCCGTTCACTACCATCGACGCCAATCGGGGGGTCAGCTACGTTCGGACCGAGTGCCCGTGTCTCGAGCGCGATGAGCGCTGTACCAGCGACGACTGCCACGGCGGCAAGCGCTACGTCCCTATCGAACTGCTCGACGTGGCCGGTCTCGTGCCCGGGGCTCACGAGGGGAAGGGGCTTGGCAACCAGTTCCTCGACGAGTTGACCAACGCCGACGTCATCATCAACGTCATCGACGCCTCCGGAGGGACGAACGAGAAGGGCGAACCCGTCGATATCGGGAGTCACGACCCGCTCGAGGACATCGACTTTATCGAAGCAGAAATGGACATGTGGCTGGCCGGCATCGTCGAGGGAAACTGGGAGGGCGTCGAGCGCAAATCCAGATCGCCCGACTTCGACCTCGACGACGTGCTGGCGGAGATGATGTCCGGTTTCGGTGCTTCCCCCACCGACGTCGCCAAAATTCTGCGTGGACTCGAGTACCCCGACGATCCGATTCAGTGGACCGACGAGGACCGGGAGGCGCTGGCCACGGAGATCCGCCAGCGAACCAAGCCAATCGTCGTCGCCGCGAACAAAATCGTCGTTGCACCCGAAGCAAACGTCGACCGCCTGCTCGAACTCGACAAACCCGTGATTCCGACCACTGCCGAGGGAGAACGCGCGCTCAGAAAGGCTGCCGAGGGCGGCCTGATCGAGTACGACCCCGGTGACACCACCCTCGAGATCACCGGCGACGTGAGCGATGCGCAGCGAAACGCACTCGAGGGCCTCGCCGAGACGATGGGCCAGTGGGATGGGACGGGTGTGCAGGCCGCGCTCAACTACGCGGTGTACGACTTACTCGACCACTTGACGGCGTATCCGGTGCAGGACGCCTCGAAGTGGACCGACGGTACCGGGAACGTTCTTCCGGACGCGCTGTTGATGCCCGACGGGTCGACGCCGGTCGATCTGGCCTACGCCGTCCACTCCGACATTGGCGACGGCTATCTGCACGCCGTCGACGCTCGCTCCTCGCGGGAGATCAGCGATAGCTACGAACTCGAGGAAGGAGACGTGATCAAGATCGTATCTACTAACTGA
- a CDS encoding proteasome assembly chaperone family protein: MSRICTHKSSVDFEKPALVEGFPGVGLVGKIATDHLIDQLEMDYYASVHCEGLPRIGIYRRGDGVIRPPVRLYVSEEANLFALQSDVPIGSQAVKTVAECLTGWILEHDATPLYLSGLPTDWDDRPDVFGVATGDGIEQLEANGIDFPPEDGAVSGPTGALLNRAAELEVDSLGLVVECSPQFPDPKAASVLIEETIAPIADIDVNVEDLIDRAAEIRQQREAFARRMREMGEAESTQAQPLRMYQ; this comes from the coding sequence ATGTCTCGTATTTGTACGCACAAATCGTCGGTCGATTTCGAGAAACCTGCACTCGTCGAGGGGTTTCCGGGCGTCGGTCTGGTCGGAAAGATTGCCACCGATCACCTGATTGATCAACTCGAGATGGACTACTACGCGAGCGTTCACTGTGAGGGACTGCCGAGAATCGGAATCTACCGCCGTGGTGATGGTGTTATCCGGCCCCCTGTCAGACTGTACGTCAGCGAGGAAGCGAACCTGTTTGCCCTCCAGAGCGACGTCCCTATCGGGTCACAGGCGGTCAAAACCGTGGCCGAGTGCCTGACCGGCTGGATTCTCGAGCACGACGCCACGCCGTTGTATCTCAGTGGGTTGCCGACCGACTGGGACGACCGTCCCGATGTCTTCGGCGTGGCGACCGGGGACGGAATCGAGCAACTCGAGGCCAATGGTATCGACTTCCCTCCGGAAGATGGTGCTGTAAGTGGGCCGACCGGGGCGTTGCTCAATCGAGCCGCCGAACTCGAGGTCGACTCGCTCGGCCTGGTCGTCGAGTGCAGCCCACAGTTTCCCGACCCGAAAGCTGCGAGCGTGTTGATCGAGGAAACGATCGCGCCAATCGCTGATATCGACGTCAACGTCGAAGATTTGATCGACCGTGCGGCGGAGATTCGCCAGCAACGGGAGGCGTTTGCTCGACGAATGCGCGAGATGGGGGAAGCAGAGAGCACGCAGGCACAGCCGTTGCGAATGTATCAGTAA
- a CDS encoding RsmB/NOP family class I SAM-dependent RNA methyltransferase, with protein sequence MEPLERYRPIIDDFEAFRAACDRPLGIAARVNTIKADIDRAMAALAEDGIPVEQADWNPRVLRLETNAPGSTWASFHGFIHTQEEVSAVPPVVLDPEPGDRVFDACAAPGGKATQLAALLDDRGTVVANDNNLGRLSALRFNAERLGATSLAVTNQDARNFSFNPLAFDAFDHALVDAPCSCEGTIRKNPTTLEQWTEDHVHSVAGIQKGILKRAVQATKPGGTVVYSTCTFAPEENEAVVQHALDTTDCRLLDIDIGLESVPGITEWQDDTYDESLEKAIRIYPHHNDTGGFFVAKLEVGSA encoded by the coding sequence ATGGAGCCTCTCGAGCGGTACCGACCAATTATCGACGATTTCGAGGCGTTTCGAGCGGCGTGTGATCGACCGCTCGGGATTGCCGCGCGCGTCAACACGATCAAAGCCGACATCGACCGAGCTATGGCTGCCCTGGCTGAAGACGGGATTCCCGTCGAGCAGGCCGACTGGAATCCACGAGTGTTGCGCCTCGAGACGAACGCACCGGGTTCGACGTGGGCCTCCTTTCACGGGTTCATCCACACGCAAGAGGAGGTCTCGGCCGTCCCGCCGGTCGTTCTCGACCCCGAACCGGGCGACCGCGTCTTCGACGCGTGTGCGGCCCCCGGCGGAAAAGCCACGCAACTGGCGGCACTTCTCGACGACCGTGGCACCGTCGTCGCCAACGATAACAATCTCGGACGGCTTTCGGCACTCAGATTCAACGCCGAACGTCTCGGCGCGACCTCACTCGCAGTGACCAACCAGGACGCCAGAAACTTCTCGTTCAATCCCCTCGCGTTCGACGCCTTCGATCACGCCCTCGTGGACGCACCCTGTTCCTGTGAAGGAACGATTCGGAAGAATCCGACGACGCTCGAGCAGTGGACCGAAGACCACGTCCACTCCGTCGCCGGTATCCAGAAAGGGATCCTCAAGCGCGCAGTACAGGCGACAAAGCCGGGGGGTACCGTCGTCTACTCGACGTGTACCTTCGCGCCCGAGGAGAACGAAGCCGTCGTCCAGCACGCCCTCGACACGACGGACTGTCGCCTTCTGGACATCGATATCGGCCTCGAGTCGGTACCCGGCATCACCGAATGGCAAGACGACACGTACGACGAAAGCCTCGAGAAGGCGATCAGAATCTACCCACACCACAACGACACCGGTGGGTTCTTCGTCGCGAAACTGGAGGTGGGGTCGGCATGA
- a CDS encoding DUF7122 family protein — protein MSGGDSSDGESNVGQRFDRLPATASERVVAGRATRAEVLEYFEDRFAIPAETFDCFTFWEKGAGKIWIFSGESPSPAPIEAIGMTCLRTRQEHWKPTTDFVQRFGRHADACVIDLEREAARRFAGGEDQSLEWDGDWGYLIVAHEIAGEREPIGVGLYLHGELRSTVPKGRQREL, from the coding sequence ATGAGTGGCGGTGACTCGAGCGACGGCGAATCGAACGTCGGCCAGCGATTCGACAGGCTTCCGGCGACGGCGAGCGAGCGCGTCGTGGCGGGGCGGGCAACCAGAGCCGAAGTCCTCGAGTACTTCGAAGACCGATTTGCGATTCCAGCCGAGACGTTCGACTGCTTCACCTTCTGGGAGAAAGGCGCGGGCAAAATCTGGATTTTCAGCGGAGAGAGTCCGTCGCCCGCACCGATCGAAGCTATCGGTATGACCTGCCTGCGAACGCGACAGGAACACTGGAAGCCGACGACCGATTTCGTCCAGCGCTTTGGCAGGCACGCAGACGCCTGCGTTATCGACCTCGAGCGTGAGGCCGCCCGACGGTTCGCAGGTGGCGAGGACCAGTCCCTCGAGTGGGACGGGGACTGGGGATACCTGATCGTCGCCCACGAAATCGCCGGCGAGCGTGAACCGATTGGCGTCGGCCTCTACCTCCACGGCGAGTTGCGATCGACGGTGCCGAAAGGACGACAACGGGAACTGTAG
- a CDS encoding RAD55 family ATPase, with amino-acid sequence MERMPLGVSRFDEMIGGGAPAGSVVVAASEAGAGGREFCYTATAMNGLAEADSDLFEFYYGETRSNVTLPHEVHYVTFTSEPAAIVDEMRFVLEDDLVDSGTNPVAFADLSREFFQMTPVPTEWYNEQKTNITSLGTDTTRQSVLEALGDYLSANAAGNLVVIDSVSDLLVAAEAEFGRANLAMLLKGLKRATYRWGGLMLLLVNVDVLDRRQLGRIKEAADGTLLFEWESGGSERDRTLVVEEFRGVLSRLEKENIVRFETEIRDSGFDISNVRKIR; translated from the coding sequence ATGGAGCGGATGCCACTCGGCGTGTCGCGATTCGACGAGATGATCGGTGGCGGCGCACCGGCCGGAAGCGTCGTCGTTGCCGCGAGCGAAGCAGGTGCGGGTGGCCGCGAATTCTGTTACACGGCCACGGCGATGAACGGACTCGCCGAGGCCGACAGCGATCTATTCGAGTTCTACTACGGAGAGACGAGATCGAACGTCACCCTCCCCCACGAAGTCCACTACGTGACCTTTACCAGCGAACCGGCTGCCATCGTCGACGAGATGCGATTCGTCCTCGAGGACGACCTCGTGGATTCAGGCACCAACCCCGTCGCGTTTGCCGACCTCTCGAGGGAGTTCTTCCAGATGACCCCCGTCCCGACCGAGTGGTACAACGAACAGAAAACGAACATCACCTCCCTCGGCACCGATACGACCCGACAGAGTGTCCTCGAGGCGCTCGGAGACTACTTGAGTGCCAACGCGGCTGGAAATCTGGTTGTCATCGACTCGGTAAGCGACTTGCTCGTCGCCGCAGAAGCCGAGTTCGGTCGAGCAAACCTCGCCATGTTACTCAAGGGACTCAAACGGGCGACCTATCGCTGGGGCGGGCTCATGCTCTTGCTCGTCAACGTCGATGTTCTCGACCGCCGGCAACTCGGTCGCATCAAAGAGGCCGCCGACGGCACCCTGCTTTTCGAGTGGGAAAGCGGCGGCTCCGAGCGCGACCGCACCCTCGTCGTCGAGGAGTTCAGAGGCGTGCTCTCGCGTCTCGAGAAAGAGAACATCGTTCGCTTCGAGACGGAAATCCGGGACAGCGGATTCGACATCAGCAACGTCCGAAAGATCCGGTGA
- a CDS encoding DUF4234 domain-containing protein, whose product MPSSNRQVTNPGAFSHRSLGKQVLFTVITLGLYPVYWYYITLVQFSEGTDAEYSPVLRFIGFFIPFVNLVIMWWFAQDAEAVVEQDGLLIFLAELVFPPIVWYLVQTGINDVAQSA is encoded by the coding sequence ATGCCCAGTTCCAACCGACAGGTGACCAACCCCGGTGCGTTCAGCCACCGATCACTCGGCAAGCAGGTACTGTTCACGGTTATTACGCTCGGGCTTTATCCTGTCTACTGGTACTATATCACTCTCGTACAGTTCAGCGAGGGCACTGATGCGGAGTACAGTCCTGTGCTTCGGTTCATTGGATTTTTCATTCCGTTCGTGAATCTCGTCATCATGTGGTGGTTCGCACAGGATGCTGAGGCTGTGGTCGAACAGGACGGCCTCCTCATCTTCCTGGCTGAACTCGTGTTCCCGCCCATCGTCTGGTATCTCGTCCAGACCGGCATCAACGACGTTGCCCAGTCAGCGTGA
- a CDS encoding ATP-binding protein, which produces MEAGAAGNRVVGAITSQAVTLVGFGLLGAATVYALFASGSTTTLVLELVVPVSVGILLLWYGQRDKLSAGKQRLIVATAFLSAVASIAISLWVTYLYTLRFGQTGGPTQILLTATSIGLGVGTLLGHVYVDFSRHYRAHERLSQAVDASNDGIAIFDENRHRYVNDAYTDLYDIDRSLEYTPWDALYTNAACVQIEREVFPALEERSSWRGTLTGVRRDGTTFPQDVTVSTLQDGYVAIVRDISEQRDREQRIQVLNRVLRHNLRNAFTVIQGHANLIADQDPALERTHVEPIRREISDLLATADKARGVERTLERRSNHSLIEPSKAVRSAADRATAAYPGAQILTYVEESDCPTIDGSIVDALHELVDNAVEHHHETSTGGEDGLPEIPDDATPTVEIGVKRVDYDGNSRLEFTVSDDGPGIPEAERRAVLDGKETQLDHGSGLGLWLVTWIVTNAGGDLRFSDRPEGGSIVTLSFPLERSTSREGESEASRTETAVIR; this is translated from the coding sequence ATGGAAGCGGGGGCTGCTGGAAACCGAGTTGTGGGTGCCATTACGTCTCAGGCTGTTACGCTGGTCGGTTTCGGGCTTTTAGGGGCGGCGACGGTGTACGCACTCTTTGCAAGCGGGTCAACGACGACACTCGTGCTCGAACTCGTGGTACCCGTCAGTGTTGGGATTTTATTACTCTGGTACGGACAGCGTGACAAGTTATCAGCTGGTAAACAGCGGCTCATCGTAGCGACAGCCTTCCTGAGTGCGGTCGCGTCAATCGCCATCAGTCTCTGGGTCACGTATCTGTACACGCTACGGTTCGGGCAGACCGGCGGTCCAACCCAGATCCTGTTGACAGCCACGAGCATTGGCCTCGGTGTGGGAACACTGCTGGGACACGTCTACGTCGACTTTTCCAGGCATTACCGAGCTCACGAACGGCTCTCACAGGCGGTCGATGCTTCCAACGACGGGATTGCCATTTTCGACGAGAATCGTCACCGCTACGTCAACGATGCCTACACCGACCTGTACGACATAGACCGCTCACTCGAGTACACACCCTGGGACGCCCTGTATACGAACGCTGCCTGTGTTCAGATCGAGCGCGAAGTGTTCCCAGCACTCGAAGAACGCTCGTCCTGGCGTGGAACGCTCACCGGGGTTCGTCGAGACGGCACCACGTTTCCACAGGACGTTACCGTGAGTACACTCCAAGACGGCTACGTCGCCATCGTCCGTGATATCTCCGAACAACGGGATAGAGAACAGCGAATTCAGGTCCTCAACCGCGTTCTCAGGCACAACCTTCGAAACGCTTTTACGGTGATTCAGGGGCACGCAAATCTGATCGCCGATCAGGACCCTGCCCTCGAGCGCACCCACGTCGAGCCCATTCGCCGCGAAATTAGCGATTTACTTGCCACCGCCGACAAGGCTCGTGGCGTCGAACGAACGCTCGAGCGACGTTCCAATCACTCCCTGATAGAGCCCTCGAAGGCGGTTCGATCTGCCGCCGACCGAGCCACGGCGGCGTATCCGGGCGCACAGATCCTCACGTACGTCGAGGAATCTGACTGTCCGACCATCGACGGAAGTATTGTCGACGCATTACACGAACTCGTTGACAACGCGGTCGAACACCATCACGAAACGAGCACTGGCGGAGAAGACGGACTCCCGGAGATACCCGACGACGCAACCCCGACCGTCGAAATTGGCGTCAAACGCGTCGACTACGACGGTAACTCCCGCCTCGAGTTCACCGTCAGCGACGACGGGCCGGGCATCCCGGAAGCGGAACGGCGGGCCGTTTTGGATGGGAAAGAGACCCAACTCGATCACGGTTCGGGTCTCGGGCTCTGGCTCGTCACCTGGATCGTGACGAACGCTGGCGGTGACCTCCGATTCTCAGACCGGCCCGAGGGTGGTTCGATCGTAACGCTCTCGTTCCCGCTCGAGCGATCGACCTCGCGCGAGGGAGAATCCGAGGCTTCCCGGACAGAAACAGCGGTCATTCGATAA